The following coding sequences lie in one Pseudostreptobacillus hongkongensis genomic window:
- a CDS encoding adenylate kinase, protein MNIILFGPPGAGKGTQAKELIERFNIPQISTGDILRAAIANQTPLGLEAKKLMDAGSLVGDDIVNGLVEERLKEKDTENGFILDGYPRTVEQAKVLDKILEKQEKEIDKVIALVVEDDEILKRITGRRVSKKTGKIYHIIYNPPVDENPEDLIQRDDDTEAVVINRLKNYKAQTAPVLDYYIEKGKVAEIQGERESKYITEEIIDLLENNCNI, encoded by the coding sequence ATGAACATAATATTATTTGGACCACCAGGAGCAGGAAAAGGAACACAAGCAAAAGAATTAATAGAAAGATTTAACATACCACAAATTTCTACAGGAGATATATTAAGAGCAGCTATTGCTAATCAAACACCATTAGGTTTAGAAGCTAAAAAATTAATGGATGCAGGATCTCTTGTTGGTGATGACATAGTTAATGGTTTAGTAGAAGAAAGATTAAAAGAAAAAGATACTGAAAATGGATTTATTTTAGATGGATATCCAAGAACAGTAGAACAAGCAAAAGTTCTAGATAAAATATTAGAAAAACAAGAAAAAGAAATAGATAAAGTTATTGCTTTAGTTGTTGAAGATGATGAAATTTTAAAAAGAATTACAGGAAGAAGAGTTTCTAAAAAAACAGGTAAAATTTATCATATAATATATAATCCGCCAGTAGATGAAAATCCAGAAGATTTAATTCAAAGAGATGATGATACAGAAGCAGTAGTAATAAATAGATTAAAAAACTATAAAGCACAAACTGCTCCAGTATTAGATTACTATATTGAAAAAGGTAAAGTAGCAGAAATTCAAGGAGAAAGAGAAAGTAAATATATTACTGAAGAAATAATAGATTTATTAGAAAATAATTGTAATATATAG
- the map gene encoding type I methionyl aminopeptidase, translating into MIKLKTLEDIKKIKEANQIIARLYEDIIPKYMKAGISTWELDQICEDYIRSQGATPGTKGYDIGWPTPPYPAATCISVNEKIVHGIPSKTEILKEGDIVSLDTVTVLDGYYGDAAKTFAIGNIDERTKKLLEVTERARSIGIEQAVAGNTIGDIGSAIQLYVERNGFSVVREFTGHGVGFKMHEDPYVPNYGKPGKGELIENGLVIAIEPMVNMGTFKIKMLKDGWSVVTQDKKKSAHFEHSVAIVDGKPLVLSEKE; encoded by the coding sequence ATGATTAAACTAAAAACATTAGAAGATATAAAGAAAATAAAGGAAGCTAATCAAATAATAGCTAGACTTTATGAAGATATAATACCTAAATATATGAAGGCAGGAATATCAACTTGGGAACTTGATCAAATTTGTGAAGACTATATTAGATCACAAGGAGCAACTCCTGGTACTAAAGGATATGATATAGGGTGGCCAACTCCTCCTTATCCTGCAGCAACTTGTATATCAGTAAATGAAAAAATAGTGCACGGTATACCAAGTAAAACTGAAATTTTAAAAGAAGGAGATATAGTTTCTTTAGATACGGTTACAGTTTTAGATGGATATTATGGAGATGCAGCTAAAACATTTGCTATAGGTAATATAGATGAAAGAACAAAGAAATTATTAGAAGTTACTGAACGTGCTCGTAGTATAGGAATAGAACAAGCTGTAGCTGGAAATACTATAGGAGATATAGGTTCAGCAATACAATTATATGTTGAAAGAAATGGATTTTCTGTAGTTAGAGAGTTTACAGGACATGGTGTTGGATTTAAAATGCATGAAGATCCTTATGTTCCTAATTACGGTAAACCTGGAAAAGGAGAATTAATCGAAAATGGACTTGTAATAGCTATAGAACCTATGGTTAATATGGGTACTTTTAAGATTAAGATGCTTAAAGATGGTTGGAGTGTTGTTACTCAAGATAAGAAAAAATCAGCTCACTTTGAACATTCAGTAGCTATAGTAGACGGTAAACCACTAGTATTAAGTGAAAAAGAGTAA